GACTTGTTCGGAGTCCCCTAATAACAAGTATGCGCCCTTTTTGTAGGGTGAGCACAAGGCCTTAAGGTCTAAATTGTGGAATCTGGGAAAGTACATCCTCTTCAGGTCGGATCAATATGTCGGCTTATGCTGAGCCCGAAATCCCCTTGACAAGACGGTGTCTATGGGGGATAATCGGGGGCAATATTGTTGGTTATGGGTCGTCCCCCGTAGAAGTGATGCTTAGGTTTTAAAATTTAAAGGAGATTGGTGGTGATCAAGGTTTATGACAACCAGATCGAGAAGGCTTTAAAGGCTCTCAAGAGGCAGCTGGCCAAAGAGGGGCTTTTAAAAGAGCTGAAACGACGAAGTTTTTACGAGAAGCCTTCAGTAAAGAAGAAGAGAAAACAGAAAGAAGCCAGAAAGAAGCGTCTCAAGGCCCTCCGCGCTAGTTTTATCCCTAGCAGGTAGTTTCGTTCATATTGTCTTTCCTCACCTGACCTTTGGATTTGTGCTTCTGCGGTATCCATCCTGATTTATCCTAGAAAATATCCCTTTGCCTGTATTTTAATATCATTCCCTTGGATTGAGTGTGCCTGTGAGTTTAACCTCCGCCTTGTTGAGGATGGGTTCATTAAATCTCGATAGAGAGTTATTGGCGATGAACTTGACCTTATTTTATTGACCTGCTAGACTCCATCGACCGATAAGGTGCCCACTGCCGTAATTGCACAATCAGAGGCCGCCGATTGCCTTTCTAGACTGAGTGATCTTCCAAAAGTCTCTTGATCTTTGTCCTCTAAAAATTATTTGGCTCTTACTTGAGACCAAATTTTGCATCTTGAGTTGTGGAAAAGAAATGGAAGAGCGAAGAGACGAACGACGGAAACTGACACGAGGATATGGCCCCGAGCGCCGGGTCAGCGTTCTGCTCTCTCCTCGATCAGATCTTCGACGGGCGGAGCAGCGCAGAAAAGATTGTCGTACGGATGATCGGCGCAAGAAAAGAACCTTACCCTCCATTGTCATGAAACCGGGATTGGCCGTATCAGATGAATGAAAATCAATGAGATTTTTAAAAGTATCCAAGGGGAGTCGAGTTATGCGGGACTCCCCTGTGTATTTGTGCGGACCACTGGATGTCATCTCCGCTGCCAATGGTGCGACACAGCGTATGCGTTTCACAGGGGGCTTGAATACTCTGTCGAATCGATCCTTCAAGTGGTCCGAAGTTTTGAGTGCCGCTTCGTAGAATTGACTGGCGGGGAACCACTCCTTCAGGAAGAGAGTCCTCTCCTCATCAAGGCACTCTTGAATGAGGGTTTCCAGGTTCTCGTCGAAACGAGCGGCAGCCTGCCCATCAATCAGATCGATTCCCGGGCAATCATCATACTGGATATTAAATGTCCCGGCAGTGGAATGGATCATGCCACGGTTTGGGAAAACCTGGCATGCTTAAAAGACCGGGACGAAATCAAGTTTGTTATTGCTGACCGGGCCGATTACGACTGGGCCAAGGA
This genomic interval from Candidatus Manganitrophaceae bacterium contains the following:
- the rpsU gene encoding 30S ribosomal protein S21, which encodes MVIKVYDNQIEKALKALKRQLAKEGLLKELKRRSFYEKPSVKKKRKQKEARKKRLKALRASFIPSR
- a CDS encoding radical SAM protein, with product MKINEIFKSIQGESSYAGLPCVFVRTTGCHLRCQWCDTAYAFHRGLEYSVESILQVVRSFECRFVELTGGEPLLQEESPLLIKALLNEGFQVLVETSGSLPINQIDSRAIIILDIKCPGSGMDHATVWENLACLKDRDEIKFVIADRADYDWAKDILKQYSVLRGKIVYFSPVFGQMPAKELAEWILEEKLPVRFQLQMHKYIWDAAMKGV